The following are encoded in a window of Mycolicibacterium tusciae JS617 genomic DNA:
- the rplE gene encoding 50S ribosomal protein L5 — translation MTTAETSEKTIPRLKQRYREEIRGALQSEFNYANVMQIPGVVKVVVNMGVGDAARDAKLINGAVNDLALITGQKPEIRKARKSIAQFKLREGMPIGARVTLRGDRMWEFLDRLTSIALPRIRDFRGLSPKQFDGTGNYTFGLNEQSMFHEINIDDIDRPRGMDITVVTSATNDDEGRALLRALGFPFKEN, via the coding sequence ATGACTACTGCTGAGACTTCAGAGAAGACCATCCCCCGGCTCAAGCAGCGCTACCGCGAGGAGATCCGCGGCGCGTTGCAGTCCGAGTTCAACTACGCCAACGTCATGCAGATCCCCGGCGTGGTCAAGGTTGTCGTCAACATGGGCGTCGGCGACGCCGCCAGGGACGCCAAGCTGATCAACGGTGCGGTCAACGACCTGGCGCTGATCACCGGCCAGAAGCCCGAGATTCGCAAGGCCCGCAAGTCCATCGCACAGTTCAAGCTGCGTGAGGGCATGCCGATCGGGGCGCGCGTGACGCTGCGCGGTGACCGGATGTGGGAGTTCCTCGATCGGCTGACCTCGATCGCGCTGCCGCGTATCCGCGACTTCCGCGGGTTGAGCCCCAAGCAGTTCGACGGCACCGGCAACTACACCTTCGGCCTCAACGAGCAGTCGATGTTCCACGAGATCAACATCGACGACATCGATCGGCCCCGCGGCATGGACATCACCGTCGTCACCTCGGCGACGAACGACGACGAAGGCCGCGCGCTGCTGCGTGCACTTGGCTTCCCGTTCAAGGAGAACTGA
- a CDS encoding formylglycine-generating enzyme family protein produces MLTELVEIPGGSFRMGSTQFYPEEAPAHTATVAAIAVERHPVTNAQFAEFIDATGYLTVAEQPMDPALYPGVAPEDLVPGALVFRPTSGPVDLRDWRQWWTWEPGANWRQPFGVDSTIDDRLDHPVVQVAYPDAAAYALWAGRRLPTEAEWEYAARGGVTTTYPWGEDAAPEGRLMANTWQGRFPYLNEGALGWAGTSPVGTFEANAFGLLDMIGNVWEWTTTEFSTHHRLDENKGCCTPPATADPAVNQTLKGGSHLCAPEYCHRYRPAARSPQSQDSATTHIGFRCVADL; encoded by the coding sequence ATGCTCACTGAGCTCGTCGAGATTCCTGGCGGATCATTTCGCATGGGCTCGACGCAGTTCTATCCGGAAGAGGCGCCCGCGCACACCGCGACCGTCGCCGCTATCGCCGTCGAACGCCATCCGGTGACCAATGCGCAGTTCGCCGAATTTATCGATGCCACCGGTTATCTCACCGTTGCCGAGCAGCCGATGGACCCCGCGCTCTATCCCGGTGTGGCACCGGAGGATCTGGTGCCGGGTGCGTTGGTGTTCCGGCCGACGAGCGGCCCGGTGGACCTTCGGGACTGGCGGCAGTGGTGGACCTGGGAACCGGGGGCCAACTGGCGGCAGCCGTTCGGAGTCGACAGCACGATTGACGACAGACTCGATCATCCGGTGGTGCAGGTCGCCTACCCCGACGCCGCGGCCTACGCGCTATGGGCAGGCCGCCGGCTGCCGACGGAGGCGGAATGGGAGTACGCCGCGCGCGGGGGGGTCACCACTACCTACCCGTGGGGTGAGGATGCGGCACCCGAGGGCCGGCTGATGGCCAACACGTGGCAAGGCCGCTTTCCCTATCTCAACGAAGGTGCGCTCGGCTGGGCGGGCACGTCTCCCGTCGGCACCTTCGAAGCGAACGCGTTCGGTCTGCTCGACATGATCGGCAACGTCTGGGAGTGGACGACCACGGAATTCTCGACGCATCACCGGCTCGACGAGAACAAGGGTTGTTGCACCCCGCCCGCGACGGCGGACCCCGCCGTGAACCAGACCCTCAAGGGCGGATCGCACCTGTGTGCGCCGGAGTACTGCCACCGGTACCGGCCTGCGGCACGCTCGCCACAGTCGCAGGACAGCGCCACGACCCATATCGGGTTCCGCTGCGTGGCTGATCTCTAG
- a CDS encoding glycosyltransferase: MTTSIEDPASGGITEEEREYALRRAIDGLRDDDPMRSASVSVVRWQKWLVWIALAVVTVSAIWQPMTTAVAIVGVCTAAYLLTMLDRVLIFREGLASRAIEIPDDEARALADADLPPYTILVPAYNEPEVVGELIGAMAALEYPRDKLQVLLLLEADDEVTIKAAKECEQSDAITILLVPPADPRTKPKACNYGLHFAIGEIVTIYDAEDLPEPLQLRRVVAAFRSLSSDVACVQAKLEYYNGHQNILTAWFTAEYALWFGYLLPGMMMSTSPIPLGGTSNHLRHAVLDEIGAWDPFNVTEDADLGLRIAAHGYRTAVIDSSTLEEANSDPINWIRQRSRWYKGYLQTWLVHIRQPVRLFRTLGLRGFVRFNLVLAGTPIVAVLNLVFWLLTLLWFLGQPAVVEDVFPSFIYFPALVALVLGNAATLYMNLIALREDDRSDLLLAALTVPAFWLMMSIAAAKGCYQLIRNPSYWEKTFHGLTEQPKDADDQE; this comes from the coding sequence ATGACCACGAGTATCGAGGATCCGGCGTCTGGAGGTATCACCGAAGAAGAGCGGGAGTATGCGCTACGCCGCGCGATCGACGGCCTACGTGACGACGATCCAATGCGCTCGGCGTCGGTCTCGGTGGTGCGCTGGCAGAAGTGGCTGGTGTGGATTGCGCTCGCCGTGGTGACCGTCAGCGCGATCTGGCAGCCGATGACGACCGCGGTCGCCATCGTTGGCGTGTGTACTGCCGCGTATCTCTTGACGATGCTCGACCGAGTGCTGATCTTCCGGGAAGGGCTGGCGTCGCGCGCGATCGAGATACCGGATGACGAGGCGCGTGCATTGGCCGACGCCGACCTGCCGCCCTACACGATCTTGGTTCCGGCATACAACGAACCGGAGGTCGTGGGCGAGCTGATCGGGGCGATGGCCGCACTGGAGTACCCACGTGACAAGCTCCAAGTGCTGCTGCTTCTGGAGGCTGACGATGAAGTAACCATCAAGGCCGCCAAGGAATGTGAGCAATCCGACGCGATCACCATCCTGCTGGTCCCGCCCGCGGATCCGCGAACCAAACCGAAGGCGTGCAATTACGGTCTGCACTTCGCCATCGGTGAGATCGTCACCATCTACGACGCCGAGGACCTGCCCGAACCGCTTCAGCTTCGCCGGGTGGTAGCCGCATTCCGTAGTCTCTCCAGCGACGTGGCGTGTGTCCAGGCAAAGCTGGAGTACTACAACGGTCATCAGAACATACTGACTGCCTGGTTCACCGCTGAGTACGCGTTGTGGTTCGGCTATCTGCTGCCGGGCATGATGATGAGCACGTCGCCGATCCCGTTGGGGGGCACGTCGAATCATCTCCGTCATGCAGTACTGGACGAGATCGGCGCATGGGACCCATTCAATGTCACCGAAGACGCGGACCTCGGACTGCGCATCGCGGCGCACGGATACCGCACCGCGGTGATCGATTCGAGCACACTCGAGGAGGCCAACAGCGACCCGATCAACTGGATTCGTCAGCGATCGCGTTGGTACAAGGGATATCTGCAGACGTGGCTGGTGCACATCCGTCAACCCGTCCGACTATTCCGTACCCTCGGCCTACGCGGTTTCGTCCGATTCAACCTGGTTCTGGCGGGGACGCCAATCGTCGCCGTCTTGAATCTGGTGTTCTGGTTGCTCACACTACTGTGGTTCCTCGGGCAGCCCGCGGTCGTCGAGGATGTATTCCCGTCGTTTATCTACTTCCCCGCGCTGGTGGCGTTGGTCCTTGGCAACGCGGCGACGCTTTACATGAACCTGATCGCACTGCGTGAAGACGACCGCTCCGACCTACTGTTGGCAGCTCTGACAGTCCCGGCCTTCTGGCTGATGATGAGCATCGCCGCCGCGAAGGGGTGCTATCAGTTGATCCGCAATCCGTCCTACTGGGAGAAGACCTTTCATGGGCTGACAGAGCAGCCTAAAGACGCTGACGACCAAGAGTGA
- the rplX gene encoding 50S ribosomal protein L24 — translation MKVHKGDTVLVVSGKDKGAKGKVLQAYPTRDKILVEGVNRIKKHTAISRNERGAQSGGIVTQEAPIHVSNVMVVDSDGKPTRITYRTDEESGKKVRIAKTNGKDI, via the coding sequence ATGAAGGTCCACAAGGGCGACACCGTTCTGGTCGTCTCCGGTAAAGACAAGGGTGCCAAGGGCAAGGTGCTGCAGGCCTATCCGACCCGAGACAAGATCCTCGTCGAGGGCGTCAACCGGATCAAGAAGCACACCGCGATCTCGCGCAACGAGCGCGGCGCGCAATCCGGCGGCATCGTCACGCAGGAGGCGCCGATCCACGTGAGCAACGTGATGGTCGTGGACTCCGACGGCAAGCCGACCCGGATCACCTACCGCACGGACGAAGAGAGCGGCAAGAAGGTCCGCATCGCCAAGACCAACGGCAAGGACATCTGA
- a CDS encoding TetR/AcrR family transcriptional regulator, with product MSDPLPRALEILWHEPSAPGRSRGLSRERIVTAAVELADTEGLGALSMARLAERLGCGTMSLYRHVANKDELVTFMLSTAPGPPPAPTDSADWRGALRDWAAGLWDIYHRHPWVLAAAAAGPPADPGQLAWLNAGLAALSATGLPERDKLAAVMAVLHFVRGAAALNIEAAKVQGPDYPVLLRRFVDADRFPALAAALNAGVFDAADADHLDDFHSGLGQFLDGVAARMQAHS from the coding sequence ATGAGCGATCCACTGCCCCGCGCGCTGGAGATCTTGTGGCACGAGCCGAGTGCCCCCGGCCGTTCACGAGGGCTGAGCCGCGAACGTATCGTCACCGCGGCCGTTGAGCTGGCCGACACCGAGGGCCTTGGCGCGCTGTCGATGGCGCGGCTGGCCGAGCGGCTCGGCTGCGGCACGATGTCGCTGTACCGCCACGTCGCCAACAAGGACGAGTTGGTGACCTTCATGCTCTCGACGGCGCCCGGACCCCCGCCCGCACCCACCGATTCCGCGGATTGGCGTGGCGCGCTGAGGGATTGGGCCGCGGGCCTGTGGGACATCTACCACCGGCACCCCTGGGTCCTGGCGGCCGCCGCGGCCGGCCCGCCCGCGGACCCCGGCCAGCTGGCCTGGCTCAATGCGGGCTTGGCCGCACTCTCTGCGACTGGATTGCCCGAACGCGACAAGCTCGCCGCGGTGATGGCGGTGTTGCACTTCGTTCGCGGCGCGGCGGCATTGAACATCGAGGCGGCAAAGGTGCAGGGCCCCGACTATCCCGTGCTGCTCCGGCGGTTCGTCGACGCCGACCGGTTCCCGGCACTCGCGGCGGCCCTGAACGCCGGCGTGTTCGACGCTGCGGACGCGGATCACCTGGATGATTTCCACTCGGGCCTGGGGCAGTTCCTCGACGGGGTGGCCGCGAGGATGCAAGCGCACAGCTGA
- a CDS encoding type Z 30S ribosomal protein S14 — translation MAKKALVNKANKKPKFKVRGYTRCNRCGRPHAVYRKFGLCRICLREMAHAGELPGVQKSSW, via the coding sequence ATGGCAAAGAAGGCTCTGGTCAACAAGGCCAATAAGAAGCCCAAGTTCAAGGTGCGCGGGTACACCCGTTGCAACAGGTGCGGACGCCCGCACGCGGTTTACCGCAAGTTCGGCCTGTGCCGTATCTGCCTGCGCGAAATGGCGCACGCCGGCGAACTGCCGGGTGTGCAGAAGTCCAGCTGGTGA
- the rpsH gene encoding 30S ribosomal protein S8 has translation MTMTDPIADFLTRLRNANSAYHDEVSLPHSKIKANIAEILKREGYITDYHTEDARVGQSLVVQLKYGPSRERSIAGLRRVSKPGLRVYAKSTNLPRVLGGLGVAIISTSSGLRTDRQAAREGVGGEVLAYVW, from the coding sequence ATGACCATGACGGATCCGATCGCAGACTTTTTGACACGTCTGCGCAACGCCAATTCGGCGTATCACGATGAGGTGTCCCTGCCGCACAGCAAGATCAAGGCCAATATCGCCGAGATCCTCAAGCGCGAGGGTTACATCACCGACTACCACACCGAGGATGCCCGGGTGGGCCAGTCGCTTGTGGTGCAACTGAAATACGGCCCGAGCCGTGAACGCAGCATCGCGGGACTGCGCCGGGTGAGCAAGCCCGGTCTGCGTGTCTACGCGAAGTCCACCAATCTGCCGCGCGTGCTCGGCGGTCTTGGCGTGGCGATCATCTCCACGTCGTCGGGTCTGAGGACCGACCGCCAGGCCGCCCGAGAGGGCGTTGGCGGCGAAGTCCTCGCGTACGTGTGGTAG
- the rplN gene encoding 50S ribosomal protein L14, translated as MIQQESRVKVADNTGAKEILCIRVLGGSGRRYAGIGDIIVATVKDAIPGGNIKRGEVVKAVIVRTVKERRRADGSYIKFDENAAVIIKADNDPRGTRIFGPVGRELREKRFMKIVSLAPEVL; from the coding sequence GTGATTCAGCAGGAATCGCGGGTGAAGGTCGCCGACAACACGGGCGCCAAGGAGATCTTGTGCATCCGCGTGCTCGGTGGATCCGGACGGCGCTATGCCGGCATCGGCGACATCATCGTGGCCACCGTCAAGGACGCCATCCCCGGTGGCAACATCAAGCGCGGTGAGGTCGTCAAGGCCGTCATCGTGCGCACGGTCAAGGAGCGCCGTCGCGCCGATGGCAGCTACATCAAGTTCGACGAGAACGCTGCCGTCATCATCAAGGCCGATAACGACCCACGCGGTACGCGCATCTTCGGCCCGGTCGGCCGTGAACTGCGCGAGAAGCGCTTCATGAAGATCGTCTCGCTTGCTCCGGAGGTGTTGTAA
- a CDS encoding DUF2306 domain-containing protein, with protein MTYAIRPRARWLTPFLTVIVAAFLMFSLPPYLTGGSRVPATFAWHYPLLVAHVMLGSVAMVTAVAQIWPRLRSRHPALHRRTGRVYVAAAIPAAVFAMVIGAATPFGPLLAVSNVVLGAVWLWFTINGFAAARQRRFADHRRHMVRSATVALSTIANRIWTPVLFITLQPLQNSVFGGNEEHYLWLVAGLGAWLGWTIPLGGVQWWLTRTRGAPPSPISQSELISPG; from the coding sequence ATGACATACGCAATCCGGCCGCGCGCGAGATGGTTGACCCCGTTTCTGACGGTGATCGTGGCGGCGTTCCTGATGTTCTCGTTGCCGCCGTACCTCACCGGCGGCAGCCGGGTCCCCGCGACGTTCGCGTGGCACTATCCACTGCTGGTCGCCCATGTGATGCTCGGCAGCGTGGCGATGGTTACCGCCGTCGCGCAGATCTGGCCCCGGCTGCGCAGCCGTCACCCGGCGTTGCACCGTCGCACCGGGCGCGTGTATGTGGCCGCGGCGATCCCGGCCGCGGTATTCGCGATGGTGATCGGGGCGGCGACCCCTTTCGGTCCGCTGCTGGCGGTCAGCAACGTTGTGTTGGGCGCGGTGTGGCTGTGGTTCACCATCAACGGGTTCGCGGCGGCGCGGCAGCGGCGCTTCGCCGACCACCGAAGGCACATGGTCCGCAGCGCCACGGTTGCGCTGTCGACGATCGCCAACCGGATCTGGACACCGGTACTCTTCATTACGCTGCAGCCGTTGCAGAACAGCGTGTTTGGCGGAAATGAGGAGCACTATCTCTGGTTGGTGGCCGGGCTGGGCGCGTGGCTGGGGTGGACTATTCCGTTGGGAGGAGTGCAGTGGTGGCTGACTCGCACGCGAGGTGCCCCGCCATCGCCGATTTCTCAGTCTGAGCTCATATCGCCGGGGTAA
- the rplF gene encoding 50S ribosomal protein L6, with the protein MSRIGKQPVPVPTGVDVSIDGQNVSVKGPKGTLELAVAEPIKVSRGDDGAIVVARPDDERRNRSLHGLSRTLVANLVTGVTDGYTIKMEIFGVGYRVVAKGSNLEFALGYSHPVLINAPEGVTFAVETPTKFSISGIDKQKVGQIAANIRRLRKSDPYKGKGIRYEGEQIRRKVGKTGK; encoded by the coding sequence ATGTCGCGAATTGGAAAGCAACCGGTCCCGGTTCCCACCGGGGTCGACGTGTCGATCGACGGCCAGAACGTCTCGGTCAAGGGCCCCAAGGGAACTCTTGAACTGGCGGTGGCCGAACCGATCAAGGTGTCGCGCGGCGACGACGGCGCGATCGTCGTGGCCAGGCCGGACGACGAGCGGCGCAACCGTTCGTTGCACGGGTTGTCGCGGACGCTGGTGGCCAACCTCGTCACCGGGGTCACCGACGGCTACACCATCAAGATGGAGATCTTCGGCGTCGGCTACCGCGTGGTGGCCAAGGGCAGCAACCTCGAGTTCGCCCTGGGTTACAGCCATCCGGTGCTGATCAACGCCCCTGAGGGTGTGACGTTCGCGGTGGAGACACCGACGAAGTTCTCGATCTCCGGCATCGACAAGCAGAAGGTCGGCCAGATCGCGGCGAACATCCGCCGCCTGCGCAAGAGCGATCCCTATAAGGGCAAGGGCATTCGCTATGAGGGTGAGCAGATCCGCCGCAAGGTCGGAAAGACAGGTAAGTAG
- the zwf gene encoding glucose-6-phosphate dehydrogenase, with protein MATSKPQTISYPHPGSRPGRHDDYAVDPHVVVLFGATGDLARRKLIPGLAYLDQSDLAPHIEIVATSLEDISTEDFLQLAKEAIDDFGTHKLSKEQWTRFAETVAYVPQNAGPDALAEAVAAAEAKLGPDVRRLHYLSVPPKAARAVITMLKDANLVDRSRVVMEKPFGTDLASAVELNTFVHETFDERQIFRIDHFLGKEAAQNILAFRFANGLFEPIWNRNFIDHIQIDIPETLGLDQRANFYESTGAYKDMVVTHLFQVMAFVVMEPPTALEPRAISEEKNKVFRSMLPVSCSDVVRGQYAGYRDNDGVAKDSDTETFIALKVGIDNWRWAGVPIYLRTGKRMAEGIRIISIAFKEAPRTMFPSGSGVGAQGPDHLTFDLADNSKVSLSFYGKRPGPGMKLDKLSMQFSTQEIDTAGDVLEAYERLILDAMRGDHTLFTTAEGIESLWERSEALLKDPPPAKVYQPGTWGPNSIHQLIAPNAWRLPFERAWRESKNGDDD; from the coding sequence GTGGCGACAAGCAAACCGCAGACCATCTCCTATCCGCATCCCGGCTCGCGTCCCGGCCGTCATGACGACTATGCGGTGGACCCGCATGTCGTGGTTCTGTTCGGCGCAACGGGCGATCTCGCCAGACGCAAGTTGATCCCCGGCCTGGCCTATCTGGATCAGTCGGACCTGGCACCCCACATCGAGATCGTCGCGACATCCCTTGAGGACATCTCCACGGAGGACTTCCTCCAACTGGCAAAAGAGGCCATCGACGACTTCGGCACCCACAAGCTTTCCAAGGAACAGTGGACACGGTTCGCCGAGACGGTCGCCTATGTGCCTCAGAACGCGGGACCCGACGCGCTTGCCGAGGCCGTTGCGGCCGCCGAGGCCAAGCTCGGCCCCGACGTCCGCCGCCTGCACTACCTGTCGGTGCCACCGAAGGCGGCCCGCGCGGTCATCACGATGCTGAAGGACGCCAACCTGGTGGACCGCTCCCGAGTTGTGATGGAGAAGCCGTTCGGCACTGATTTGGCCAGCGCTGTCGAGCTGAACACCTTTGTCCACGAGACGTTTGACGAACGGCAGATCTTCCGGATCGACCACTTCCTCGGCAAGGAAGCGGCACAGAACATCCTGGCTTTCCGCTTCGCGAACGGCCTGTTCGAGCCGATCTGGAACCGCAACTTCATCGACCACATCCAGATCGATATCCCCGAGACCCTTGGCCTGGATCAGCGCGCCAACTTCTACGAGAGCACCGGCGCCTACAAGGACATGGTGGTCACCCATCTCTTCCAGGTGATGGCGTTCGTGGTGATGGAACCGCCGACGGCGTTGGAACCGCGCGCCATCAGTGAAGAGAAGAACAAGGTGTTCCGGTCGATGCTCCCGGTGAGCTGTTCGGATGTGGTGCGCGGCCAGTACGCCGGCTACCGCGACAACGACGGTGTGGCAAAGGATTCCGATACCGAGACGTTCATCGCGCTGAAGGTCGGCATCGACAACTGGCGCTGGGCGGGCGTGCCCATCTATCTCCGCACCGGAAAGCGAATGGCCGAAGGCATCCGGATCATCTCGATCGCGTTCAAGGAGGCGCCGCGGACGATGTTTCCTTCGGGATCGGGCGTCGGAGCCCAAGGCCCCGACCACCTCACCTTCGATCTGGCCGACAACTCGAAGGTCTCATTGTCGTTCTACGGCAAGCGGCCCGGTCCCGGCATGAAGCTGGACAAGCTGTCGATGCAGTTCTCGACTCAGGAGATCGATACCGCCGGTGATGTGTTGGAGGCCTACGAACGCCTGATCCTCGACGCGATGCGCGGCGACCACACCCTGTTCACCACCGCCGAGGGCATCGAGTCACTATGGGAGCGCTCGGAAGCACTGCTGAAGGACCCGCCTCCCGCGAAGGTCTACCAACCGGGCACCTGGGGTCCCAACTCGATCCATCAGCTGATCGCACCCAACGCGTGGAGGTTGCCCTTCGAGCGGGCATGGCGCGAATCCAAGAACGGCGACGACGACTAG
- the rpsQ gene encoding 30S ribosomal protein S17, whose protein sequence is MAETKDQAKGKGPKHTPRAEENRGRRKTVIGYVVSDKMQKTIVVELESRKSHPLYGKIIRTTTKVKAHDEKGDAGIGDRVSLMETRPLSATKRWRLVEVLEKAK, encoded by the coding sequence ATGGCTGAGACAAAAGATCAGGCAAAGGGTAAGGGCCCCAAGCACACTCCGCGTGCCGAAGAGAACCGTGGCCGCCGCAAGACGGTCATCGGCTACGTGGTGAGTGACAAGATGCAGAAGACCATCGTGGTCGAACTGGAATCTCGCAAGAGCCACCCGCTCTACGGCAAGATCATCCGGACCACGACCAAGGTCAAGGCGCACGACGAGAAGGGCGACGCCGGCATCGGCGACCGCGTTTCGCTGATGGAGACGCGTCCGCTGTCGGCGACCAAGCGCTGGCGGCTCGTCGAGGTTCTCGAAAAGGCGAAATAA
- a CDS encoding arylsulfatase yields the protein MATEFNGRIELDIRDSEPDWGPYAAPTAPEGAPNVLYLVWDDTGIATWDCFGGLVEMPTMSRIAERGVRLSQFHTTALCSPTRASLLTGRNATTVGMATIEEFTDGFPGCNGRIPNETALLSEVLAENGYNTYCVGKWHLTPLEESNLASTKRHWPLSRGFERFYGFMGGETDQWYPELVYDNHPVAPPGLPEDGYHLSKDIADKTIEFIRDAKVIAPDKPWFSYVCPGAGHAPHHVFKEWADRYAGTFDMGYERYREIVLENQKRLGIVPVDTELSPINPYADVKGPNGEPWPVGDTVRPWDSLEDDDKRLFSRMAEVFAGFLSYTDAQIGRILDYLEESGQLDNTIIVVISDNGASGEGGPNGSVNEVKFFNGYVDTVEEGLRFMDNLGGPQTYNHYPIGWAMAFNTPYKLYKRYASHEGGIADTAIVSWPAGIAAHGEVRDNYVNVCDITPTVYDLLGIDPPAIVKGYAQKPLDGVSFKVALEDPTAATGKKTQFYAMLGTRGIWHEGWFANAVHAASPAGWSHFDKDRWELFHIEADRSQCHDLAAQNPDKLAELKTLWFSEAQKYNGLPLSDLNILETLSRWRPYLSGTRESYFYYPGTADVGVGAAAEIGGRSFALIAEVTIDSAGAEGVLFKHGGAHGGHVLFMQDGRLHYVYNFLGEEEQDLSSPEAVPVGKHTFGVAYTRTGTVEGSHTPLGDAALYIDGTEVASRAGVRIHPGTFGLAGATLAVGRNTGSPVSRAYTAPFAFTGGTIAQVNVDVTGQPYVDLEREFARAFSKD from the coding sequence ATGGCTACGGAATTCAACGGCAGAATCGAACTCGACATCCGAGATTCGGAACCGGACTGGGGTCCCTACGCCGCGCCAACCGCGCCGGAAGGCGCGCCCAACGTCCTCTATCTCGTGTGGGACGACACCGGCATCGCAACCTGGGACTGCTTCGGTGGCCTGGTGGAGATGCCGACGATGAGCCGTATCGCCGAGCGTGGTGTCCGGCTCTCGCAGTTTCACACCACGGCCCTGTGCTCGCCGACGCGCGCCTCGCTGCTGACCGGGCGCAACGCCACCACCGTCGGCATGGCGACCATCGAGGAGTTCACCGACGGGTTCCCGGGCTGCAACGGACGCATCCCGAACGAGACCGCGCTGCTGTCGGAAGTCCTCGCTGAAAACGGATACAACACCTATTGCGTCGGCAAGTGGCATCTGACTCCGCTGGAGGAGTCCAATCTCGCATCCACCAAACGACATTGGCCGCTGTCGCGCGGATTCGAACGGTTCTACGGCTTCATGGGCGGCGAGACCGACCAGTGGTATCCCGAACTCGTCTACGACAATCACCCCGTCGCACCGCCCGGGCTGCCGGAAGACGGCTACCACCTGTCGAAGGACATCGCCGACAAGACGATCGAATTCATCCGCGACGCCAAGGTGATCGCTCCCGACAAGCCATGGTTCTCCTATGTCTGCCCCGGCGCCGGTCATGCGCCGCATCACGTCTTCAAGGAGTGGGCAGATCGTTACGCGGGCACATTCGACATGGGCTACGAGCGGTACCGCGAGATCGTGTTGGAGAACCAGAAGCGTCTGGGCATCGTCCCAGTCGACACCGAGCTGTCGCCCATCAACCCGTACGCCGATGTCAAGGGGCCCAACGGTGAACCATGGCCCGTGGGGGACACCGTGCGGCCGTGGGACTCGCTCGAGGACGACGACAAGCGGTTGTTCAGCCGAATGGCCGAAGTTTTCGCCGGATTCCTGAGCTACACCGACGCCCAAATCGGCCGCATCCTTGACTATTTGGAGGAGTCCGGTCAACTCGACAACACCATAATCGTGGTCATCTCCGACAACGGCGCCAGCGGTGAGGGCGGACCGAACGGATCGGTCAACGAGGTCAAGTTCTTCAACGGTTACGTCGACACCGTCGAAGAAGGTCTGCGGTTCATGGACAACCTTGGCGGGCCGCAGACCTACAACCACTATCCGATCGGCTGGGCGATGGCCTTCAACACGCCCTACAAGTTGTACAAGCGCTACGCCTCGCACGAGGGTGGCATCGCCGACACCGCGATCGTCTCATGGCCCGCGGGTATTGCTGCCCACGGCGAGGTCCGCGACAACTATGTCAACGTCTGCGATATCACCCCAACGGTGTACGACCTGCTCGGTATCGATCCGCCCGCGATCGTCAAGGGCTACGCCCAAAAGCCCCTCGATGGCGTCAGTTTCAAAGTGGCCCTTGAAGACCCGACAGCCGCCACGGGCAAAAAGACCCAGTTCTACGCGATGCTGGGCACCAGGGGCATCTGGCACGAAGGCTGGTTCGCCAATGCCGTGCACGCCGCGTCGCCTGCCGGCTGGTCGCACTTCGACAAGGACCGCTGGGAGTTGTTCCACATTGAGGCCGACCGAAGCCAGTGCCACGACCTGGCGGCGCAGAATCCCGACAAGCTCGCCGAACTCAAAACGCTGTGGTTCAGCGAGGCGCAGAAGTACAACGGGCTTCCGCTGTCGGATCTGAACATCCTCGAGACGCTGTCACGGTGGCGGCCCTACCTGAGCGGCACTCGCGAGTCGTACTTCTACTATCCCGGCACCGCCGACGTCGGGGTGGGGGCGGCCGCGGAGATCGGAGGCCGGTCGTTCGCCCTGATCGCCGAGGTGACCATCGACAGCGCCGGCGCGGAGGGTGTCCTGTTCAAGCACGGCGGCGCACACGGTGGGCACGTTCTCTTCATGCAGGACGGGCGGCTGCACTACGTCTACAACTTCCTCGGCGAGGAGGAACAGGACCTGTCGTCACCGGAGGCCGTTCCGGTGGGAAAGCACACATTCGGTGTCGCATACACGCGGACCGGGACGGTCGAGGGCAGCCATACGCCGCTGGGTGATGCGGCGCTCTACATCGACGGCACCGAGGTGGCGTCAAGAGCGGGCGTCAGAATCCACCCCGGCACCTTCGGTCTCGCAGGAGCCACCCTGGCTGTCGGCCGCAACACCGGATCGCCGGTGTCGCGGGCATACACGGCGCCGTTCGCGTTCACAGGTGGCACTATCGCTCAGGTGAACGTCGATGTAACTGGTCAGCCGTATGTGGATCTGGAGCGCGAGTTCGCGCGCGCCTTCTCGAAGGACTGA